The proteins below are encoded in one region of Pectinophora gossypiella chromosome 26, ilPecGoss1.1, whole genome shotgun sequence:
- the LOC126378471 gene encoding uncharacterized protein LOC126378471 isoform X3 has translation MPVFTANVPGILKVGDKIEIGGKIKDNARKMSVNLCAQEGEEPRDVVLHFDVRFHRDNIISLSRKNGVWIGSGNYDTNYNMFVPGTIFRIVFEIKDTDVITIYCQGKFHSNFLPKIPLTMARFIVAWADVERITHCYFHMGQKGIGEDLSNPGPPPYGPTSPRPAAPPNIAGDAKRWASRSNVVEVRNITHRNQGGGTRSVIDSPRAHKKTSGSPQEAVSSNDSSDEEDTPGVGKTDGNFGSPERRRDLARCRAEYNRKYNRDMSDTEKNDSEEYSEEAASKNDSSVAESEDVLPDLKRNRRKFAPFAQVVSFMGKNGKRN, from the exons ATGCCAGTATTCACAGCGAATGTACCGGGGATTCTCAAAGTGGGAGACAAGATTGAAATTGGAGGAAAAATCAAGGATAATGCTCGAAA AATGTCGGTAAACCTGTGTGCACAAGAGGGGGAGGAGCCGCGCGATGTGGTGCTGCACTTCGACGTGAGGTTCCACCGGGACAACATCATCTCACTCTCCCGCAAGAATGGCGTCTGGATCGGCAGCGGAAACTACGACACCAACTACAACATGTTCGTGCCTG GTACGATCTTCCGCATAGTGTTCGAGATCAAGGACACGGATGTGATCACCATCTACTGCCAGGGCAAGTTCCACTCCAACTTCCTGCCCAAGATCCCGCTCACGATGGCAAGGTTTATCGTAGCCTGGGCGGACGTCGAGCGCATCACACACTGCTACTTCCATATGGGGCAGAAG GGTATCGGTGAAGACCTGTCTAATCCAGGGCCGCCGCCCTACGGCCCAACATCACCGCGCCCAGCTGCACCACCCAACATAGCTGGCGACGCTAAGAGATG GGCCTCTCGTAGCAACGTTGTGGAGGTTCGGAATATCACTCATAGGAACCAGGGTGGCGGTACGCGGTCTGTCATAGACAG CCCAAGAGCTCACAAGAAAACATCAGGATCTCCTCAAGAGGCTGTTTCTTCCAACGATAGTTCTGATGAGGAGGACACTCCGGGTGTCGGCAAG ACGGATGGGAACTTCGGCTCGCCGGAGCGCCGCCGCGACCTGGCCCGATGCCGCGCTGAGTACAACAGGAAATATAACAG GGACATGTCAGATACTGAAAAAAACGATAGCGAAGAGTATTCCGAAGAAGCGGCCTCAAAGAACGATTCATCTGTGGCCGAATCGGAAGATGTGTTGCCAGACTTAAAAAGGAATCGACGAAAATTCGCGCCATTCGCGCAAGTCGTTAGTTTTATGGGAAAAAACGGCAAGAGAAATTAG
- the LOC126378471 gene encoding uncharacterized protein LOC126378471 isoform X4 → MPVFTANVPGILKVGDKIEIGGKIKDNARKMSVNLCAQEGEEPRDVVLHFDVRFHRDNIISLSRKNGVWIGSGNYDTNYNMFVPGTIFRIVFEIKDTDVITIYCQGKFHSNFLPKIPLTMARFIVAWADVERITHCYFHMGQKGIGEDLSNPGPPPYGPTSPRPAAPPNIAGDAKRCPRAHKKTSGSPQEAVSSNDSSDEEDTPGVGKVRMKSEGRADRFFYDTLMCQQTDGNFGSPERRRDLARCRAEYNRKYNRDMSDTEKNDSEEYSEEAASKNDSSVAESEDVLPDLKRNRRKFAPFAQVVSFMGKNGKRN, encoded by the exons ATGCCAGTATTCACAGCGAATGTACCGGGGATTCTCAAAGTGGGAGACAAGATTGAAATTGGAGGAAAAATCAAGGATAATGCTCGAAA AATGTCGGTAAACCTGTGTGCACAAGAGGGGGAGGAGCCGCGCGATGTGGTGCTGCACTTCGACGTGAGGTTCCACCGGGACAACATCATCTCACTCTCCCGCAAGAATGGCGTCTGGATCGGCAGCGGAAACTACGACACCAACTACAACATGTTCGTGCCTG GTACGATCTTCCGCATAGTGTTCGAGATCAAGGACACGGATGTGATCACCATCTACTGCCAGGGCAAGTTCCACTCCAACTTCCTGCCCAAGATCCCGCTCACGATGGCAAGGTTTATCGTAGCCTGGGCGGACGTCGAGCGCATCACACACTGCTACTTCCATATGGGGCAGAAG GGTATCGGTGAAGACCTGTCTAATCCAGGGCCGCCGCCCTACGGCCCAACATCACCGCGCCCAGCTGCACCACCCAACATAGCTGGCGACGCTAAGAGATG CCCAAGAGCTCACAAGAAAACATCAGGATCTCCTCAAGAGGCTGTTTCTTCCAACGATAGTTCTGATGAGGAGGACACTCCGGGTGTCGGCAAG GTGCGCATGAAGAGCGAGGGTCGTGCTGATCGGTTCTTCTACGATACGCTGATGTGTCAACAGACGGATGGGAACTTCGGCTCGCCGGAGCGCCGCCGCGACCTGGCCCGATGCCGCGCTGAGTACAACAGGAAATATAACAG GGACATGTCAGATACTGAAAAAAACGATAGCGAAGAGTATTCCGAAGAAGCGGCCTCAAAGAACGATTCATCTGTGGCCGAATCGGAAGATGTGTTGCCAGACTTAAAAAGGAATCGACGAAAATTCGCGCCATTCGCGCAAGTCGTTAGTTTTATGGGAAAAAACGGCAAGAGAAATTAG
- the LOC126378471 gene encoding uncharacterized protein LOC126378471 isoform X2 — translation MPVFTANVPGILKVGDKIEIGGKIKDNARKMSVNLCAQEGEEPRDVVLHFDVRFHRDNIISLSRKNGVWIGSGNYDTNYNMFVPGTIFRIVFEIKDTDVITIYCQGKFHSNFLPKIPLTMARFIVAWADVERITHCYFHMGQKGIGEDLSNPGPPPYGPTSPRPAAPPNIAGDAKRWASRSNVVEVRNITHRNQGGGTRSVIDSPRAHKKTSGSPQEAVSSNDSSDEEDTPGVGKSEGRADRFFYDTLMCQQTDGNFGSPERRRDLARCRAEYNRKYNRDMSDTEKNDSEEYSEEAASKNDSSVAESEDVLPDLKRNRRKFAPFAQVVSFMGKNGKRN, via the exons ATGCCAGTATTCACAGCGAATGTACCGGGGATTCTCAAAGTGGGAGACAAGATTGAAATTGGAGGAAAAATCAAGGATAATGCTCGAAA AATGTCGGTAAACCTGTGTGCACAAGAGGGGGAGGAGCCGCGCGATGTGGTGCTGCACTTCGACGTGAGGTTCCACCGGGACAACATCATCTCACTCTCCCGCAAGAATGGCGTCTGGATCGGCAGCGGAAACTACGACACCAACTACAACATGTTCGTGCCTG GTACGATCTTCCGCATAGTGTTCGAGATCAAGGACACGGATGTGATCACCATCTACTGCCAGGGCAAGTTCCACTCCAACTTCCTGCCCAAGATCCCGCTCACGATGGCAAGGTTTATCGTAGCCTGGGCGGACGTCGAGCGCATCACACACTGCTACTTCCATATGGGGCAGAAG GGTATCGGTGAAGACCTGTCTAATCCAGGGCCGCCGCCCTACGGCCCAACATCACCGCGCCCAGCTGCACCACCCAACATAGCTGGCGACGCTAAGAGATG GGCCTCTCGTAGCAACGTTGTGGAGGTTCGGAATATCACTCATAGGAACCAGGGTGGCGGTACGCGGTCTGTCATAGACAG CCCAAGAGCTCACAAGAAAACATCAGGATCTCCTCAAGAGGCTGTTTCTTCCAACGATAGTTCTGATGAGGAGGACACTCCGGGTGTCGGCAAG AGCGAGGGTCGTGCTGATCGGTTCTTCTACGATACGCTGATGTGTCAACAGACGGATGGGAACTTCGGCTCGCCGGAGCGCCGCCGCGACCTGGCCCGATGCCGCGCTGAGTACAACAGGAAATATAACAG GGACATGTCAGATACTGAAAAAAACGATAGCGAAGAGTATTCCGAAGAAGCGGCCTCAAAGAACGATTCATCTGTGGCCGAATCGGAAGATGTGTTGCCAGACTTAAAAAGGAATCGACGAAAATTCGCGCCATTCGCGCAAGTCGTTAGTTTTATGGGAAAAAACGGCAAGAGAAATTAG
- the LOC126378471 gene encoding uncharacterized protein LOC126378471 isoform X1, translated as MPVFTANVPGILKVGDKIEIGGKIKDNARKMSVNLCAQEGEEPRDVVLHFDVRFHRDNIISLSRKNGVWIGSGNYDTNYNMFVPGTIFRIVFEIKDTDVITIYCQGKFHSNFLPKIPLTMARFIVAWADVERITHCYFHMGQKGIGEDLSNPGPPPYGPTSPRPAAPPNIAGDAKRWASRSNVVEVRNITHRNQGGGTRSVIDSPRAHKKTSGSPQEAVSSNDSSDEEDTPGVGKVRMKSEGRADRFFYDTLMCQQTDGNFGSPERRRDLARCRAEYNRKYNRDMSDTEKNDSEEYSEEAASKNDSSVAESEDVLPDLKRNRRKFAPFAQVVSFMGKNGKRN; from the exons ATGCCAGTATTCACAGCGAATGTACCGGGGATTCTCAAAGTGGGAGACAAGATTGAAATTGGAGGAAAAATCAAGGATAATGCTCGAAA AATGTCGGTAAACCTGTGTGCACAAGAGGGGGAGGAGCCGCGCGATGTGGTGCTGCACTTCGACGTGAGGTTCCACCGGGACAACATCATCTCACTCTCCCGCAAGAATGGCGTCTGGATCGGCAGCGGAAACTACGACACCAACTACAACATGTTCGTGCCTG GTACGATCTTCCGCATAGTGTTCGAGATCAAGGACACGGATGTGATCACCATCTACTGCCAGGGCAAGTTCCACTCCAACTTCCTGCCCAAGATCCCGCTCACGATGGCAAGGTTTATCGTAGCCTGGGCGGACGTCGAGCGCATCACACACTGCTACTTCCATATGGGGCAGAAG GGTATCGGTGAAGACCTGTCTAATCCAGGGCCGCCGCCCTACGGCCCAACATCACCGCGCCCAGCTGCACCACCCAACATAGCTGGCGACGCTAAGAGATG GGCCTCTCGTAGCAACGTTGTGGAGGTTCGGAATATCACTCATAGGAACCAGGGTGGCGGTACGCGGTCTGTCATAGACAG CCCAAGAGCTCACAAGAAAACATCAGGATCTCCTCAAGAGGCTGTTTCTTCCAACGATAGTTCTGATGAGGAGGACACTCCGGGTGTCGGCAAG GTGCGCATGAAGAGCGAGGGTCGTGCTGATCGGTTCTTCTACGATACGCTGATGTGTCAACAGACGGATGGGAACTTCGGCTCGCCGGAGCGCCGCCGCGACCTGGCCCGATGCCGCGCTGAGTACAACAGGAAATATAACAG GGACATGTCAGATACTGAAAAAAACGATAGCGAAGAGTATTCCGAAGAAGCGGCCTCAAAGAACGATTCATCTGTGGCCGAATCGGAAGATGTGTTGCCAGACTTAAAAAGGAATCGACGAAAATTCGCGCCATTCGCGCAAGTCGTTAGTTTTATGGGAAAAAACGGCAAGAGAAATTAG
- the LOC126378471 gene encoding uncharacterized protein LOC126378471 isoform X5 → MSVNLCAQEGEEPRDVVLHFDVRFHRDNIISLSRKNGVWIGSGNYDTNYNMFVPGTIFRIVFEIKDTDVITIYCQGKFHSNFLPKIPLTMARFIVAWADVERITHCYFHMGQKGIGEDLSNPGPPPYGPTSPRPAAPPNIAGDAKRWASRSNVVEVRNITHRNQGGGTRSVIDSPRAHKKTSGSPQEAVSSNDSSDEEDTPGVGKVRMKSEGRADRFFYDTLMCQQTDGNFGSPERRRDLARCRAEYNRKYNRDMSDTEKNDSEEYSEEAASKNDSSVAESEDVLPDLKRNRRKFAPFAQVVSFMGKNGKRN, encoded by the exons ATGTCGGTAAACCTGTGTGCACAAGAGGGGGAGGAGCCGCGCGATGTGGTGCTGCACTTCGACGTGAGGTTCCACCGGGACAACATCATCTCACTCTCCCGCAAGAATGGCGTCTGGATCGGCAGCGGAAACTACGACACCAACTACAACATGTTCGTGCCTG GTACGATCTTCCGCATAGTGTTCGAGATCAAGGACACGGATGTGATCACCATCTACTGCCAGGGCAAGTTCCACTCCAACTTCCTGCCCAAGATCCCGCTCACGATGGCAAGGTTTATCGTAGCCTGGGCGGACGTCGAGCGCATCACACACTGCTACTTCCATATGGGGCAGAAG GGTATCGGTGAAGACCTGTCTAATCCAGGGCCGCCGCCCTACGGCCCAACATCACCGCGCCCAGCTGCACCACCCAACATAGCTGGCGACGCTAAGAGATG GGCCTCTCGTAGCAACGTTGTGGAGGTTCGGAATATCACTCATAGGAACCAGGGTGGCGGTACGCGGTCTGTCATAGACAG CCCAAGAGCTCACAAGAAAACATCAGGATCTCCTCAAGAGGCTGTTTCTTCCAACGATAGTTCTGATGAGGAGGACACTCCGGGTGTCGGCAAG GTGCGCATGAAGAGCGAGGGTCGTGCTGATCGGTTCTTCTACGATACGCTGATGTGTCAACAGACGGATGGGAACTTCGGCTCGCCGGAGCGCCGCCGCGACCTGGCCCGATGCCGCGCTGAGTACAACAGGAAATATAACAG GGACATGTCAGATACTGAAAAAAACGATAGCGAAGAGTATTCCGAAGAAGCGGCCTCAAAGAACGATTCATCTGTGGCCGAATCGGAAGATGTGTTGCCAGACTTAAAAAGGAATCGACGAAAATTCGCGCCATTCGCGCAAGTCGTTAGTTTTATGGGAAAAAACGGCAAGAGAAATTAG